The following coding sequences are from one Tachysurus vachellii isolate PV-2020 chromosome 7, HZAU_Pvac_v1, whole genome shotgun sequence window:
- the zgc:153913 gene encoding carboxypeptidase N subunit 2 gives MKLHHAVSLLLLLHLWQNTALSISSTFCPPQCQCFSTTTIICSDLLMKALPVNIPTHATALIILASGLKKITAVENLKNLTKLLFLSNPVQNVSHNAFEGLTSLQELEISGSPLLALEAGTFNKLDKLSKLLLNNNKLMLLAPNLFDSLEKLEMLQLHGNMLQSLHKDLFCKLTNLQELNLSSNKLSTVQTSELSKLKTLDLGLNRITSLSLDTFNGNTQLKILSLQGNQINQIKPGIFTHLDNLEELNLRDNKIKVLSSGLFPSYLKKLTLRGNSLLQLSSSAFTSLHNLTYLDLSQNLLPFLPAELFQNLSSLEHLDLSENRLQELASTVFRGLLQINVIDLQKNNLTSLEADLFIDQGKMSLLSLAGNRLENLVYGLLEPLDFECLLQLSGNPWRCDCNLIYFHKWLEYSSNTVTDLSQVYCTEPQSLRGMSLTTVNKEQLVCFERSISETQHTINQATSSDSDRQCSLQEANGNIVVRCKFMKCIELKIDVSFHQEDGSVLNYTLTDPWPGSSQCSNGTIILTV, from the coding sequence ATGAAGCTACACCATGCAGTTTCTCTGCTTCTCCTGCTTCACCTCTGGCAAAACACTGCCTTGAGCATCTCTAGCACTTTCTGCCCTCCACAATGCCAGTGTTTCTCCACAACCACCATCATTTGTTCTGATCTGTTGATGAAAGCTTTGCCGGTGAACATCCCTACACATGCAACAGCACTGATCATTTTAGCATCTGGTCTGAAAAAGATTACTGCTGTGGAGAATCTGAAGAACCTGACCAAACTGCTATTTTTGAGTAACCCAGTGCAGAATGTCTCACACAATGCTTTTGAAGGGCTAACAAGTCTACAGGAGCTGGAGATCAGTGGGAGTCCTTTGTTGGCCCTGGAAGCTGGGACCTTTAATAAGTTGGACAAGCTCTCCAAGCTTCttctcaacaacaacaaactaatGCTTTTAGCACCAAACCTTTTTGACTCTCTTGAGAAGCTGGAGATGCTTCAGCTGCATGGAAACATGCTCCAAAGTCTTCACAAAGATCTATTCTGCAAGCTCACCAACCTTCAAGAACTCAATCTGTCCTCCAACAAGCTGTCTACAGTACAAACAAGTGAGCTGAGCAAGTTGAAGACACTGGATTTGGGTTTGAACCGGATCACCAGTTTGTCTCTGGACACCTTCAATGGAAACACTCAGCTGAAGATTCTTTCCCTGCAGGGAAACCAGATCAACCAAATTAAACCTGGTATATTCACACACCTGGATAACTTGGAGGAACTGAATTTGAGAGATAACAAAATAAAGGTGCTGAGTTCTGGATTATTTCCTTCTTATCTGAAGAAGCTTACGCTCAGAGGGAACTCCCTGCTCCAATTATCCTCTTCTGCATTTACCAGTCTTCACAACCTCACTTATCTGGACTTGTCTCAAAACCTGCTACCTTTCCTCCCAGCAGAACTTTTCCAAAACCTTTCCTCTTTAGAGCATCTGGACTTGTCTGAGAATAGGCTTCAGGAGTTAGCCAGTACTGTCTTCAGAGGCCTGCTTCAAATAAATGTCATTGATCTGCAGAAGAACAACCTGACCTCCCTAGAAGCAGACCTTTTCATAGATCAGGGAAAGATGTCGCTTCTCAGCTTAGCAGGGAACCGACTGGAGAACCTTGTGTATGGCCTTTTAGAGCCGTTAGACTTTGAGTGCTTGTTGCAGTTGAGTGGTAATCCCTGGCGCTGTGATTGCAACCTGATCTACTTTCATAAATGGTTGGAATACTCCAGCAACACTGTGACGGACCTGAGCCAGGTTTACTGCACTGAACCCCAGTCTCTCAGGGGGATGAGCCTGACCACCGTGAACAAGGAGCAGCTTGTTTGCTTCGAAAGATCTATCTCAGAGACACAACATACTATTAACCAGGCCACCAGCAGCGACTCGGACAGACAGTGCAGTCTCCAGGAAGCCAATGGCAACATTGTTGTTCGGTGCAAGTTCATGAAGTGCATTGAGTTAAAGATTGATGTGAGTTTTCACCAGGAAGACGGAAGCGTTTTGAATTATACTCTGACAGATCCTTGGCCAGGGTCATCTCAGTGCTCGAACGGAACAATAATCCTCACTGTTTAA